The stretch of DNA TTAATATATAAACAAGAAAACCTATGTTGCCCATGCCAAAAAAGCATATTTGCAGCTTAGAGCCTTAAATAGTCTACATAAAAAAGAACAATTGCTTTTCTATGCATGATTTTTTCTGCATTTTCCTGTAAAACCCTAAAATAGGCTGAGATTTTTTTTCAGGTGACACTGTTAATTATTTTTATATTTTTAAAAAAGCTAAGTTAATATTGTCCAAGCCGAGAAGTACGCTGAAACAGTAAATGTTGGAGTTGCAACGGAAATAACTGGTTGCCAAATATCTTTGCAAAGAAAAAAGCAGAGATAATAAAGCAATGAGTTAGGCTCTAATATTTGCTATTTGGGCTTAGACTCGACTTGGCATCCTCTTTTCTTTGAGCGAAGATTGATTATGGGTTGGTGGCTGTTAAGACGAGTCTTGTTGCTGCTACGTCAACTTCGGTGATTTTGCATCCTTCAAACTCTTTTGCCTCGCCCATAATGTTTCTTACAATCACTTTGTCGCCGTCAGCTTTAGCGTAAATTACGTCTCTGAACATTACTTTGCCGTTTAAGATTACATTAAACTCGCACATTACGACTCACATTAAAGAAAAGCTGTTTTCTAAGTTATAAGGACTTTTATCTGCTAATGCAAAAATGGGTTGAAAAAATGTTTATTTGGCTGTGTTTTTTAGTGCTTCTAAAACAAAGATTTCTGCTGAGAAAGCAACAATTATGAAAACCAGTGGGAGCAGTGCTGCCCAGATGGCTAGGTTTTGGGCTGGGTTTGCTGCTACTGCAACTGTGACGCCTGTGATGGTTGCAAAAAATAGTGTTAACCAAAAGATGGTTTTGCCATTGGTCAAGGCGTGGTGCCTCTGCTTTGTTTAGGGTAGCGGTTCATTTTAAGGTGTTGTCGTGTTTGGGTTTGGTTTTTTGTGGTCGCCTTGAGTAACCTACAGCACACCGATAGTTATTGGGCGCAACAAGCGGTGGTGTTCATTTCGAGGAGAACAAACAGGCTTAGCTGAGTGTGCTCTTTAGGGTGGGGTTAGTGGGTAAACGTTTTTGGAAAAACTCGCTGCAAGGGCATCAGTGTTTGCTGTGCCCAAAATCAGGTATTCTCCACTGTTTAACTGTATAATCAGGTTGGTTGAGTTGTTTGATGCCACGTAAGCTTTAGCTCCATTTCCAAGCGTAAAAACACCTACGTTAACATT from Candidatus Bathyarchaeota archaeon encodes:
- a CDS encoding CooT family nickel-binding protein, yielding MCEFNVILNGKVMFRDVIYAKADGDKVIVRNIMGEAKEFEGCKITEVDVAATRLVLTATNP